The following coding sequences are from one Sesamum indicum cultivar Zhongzhi No. 13 linkage group LG11, S_indicum_v1.0, whole genome shotgun sequence window:
- the LOC105174451 gene encoding probable serine/threonine-protein kinase PBL9 → MGICLSNQIKAESPFHTGTGVNSSKMVSGDGTELSNSVSKASSASVPPTPRTEGEILQSSNLKSFTFSDLKAATRNFRPDSVLGEGGFGSVFKGWIDESSLAASRPGSSMVVAVKRLNQEGWQGHKEWLAEINYLGQLRHPNLVKLIGYCLEDDHRLLVYEFMPKGSMENHLFRRGSYFQPLSWSIRMKIALGAARGLAFLHGAETQVIYRDFKTSNILLDSNYNAKLSDFGLARDGPTGDKSHVSTRVMGTYGYAAPEYLSTGHLTAKSDVYSFGVVLLEILTGKKAIDKNRPTGEHNLIEWAKPYLTNKRRIFRVLDARLEGQYTVGRAVKAANLALQCLSMDARSRPNMDEVVIALEQLQESKDTTLKNDQKDHRLNRHSQSNGGPKSCRSSTEETQAASAYPRPSASLYA, encoded by the exons ATGGGGATCTGCTTGAGCAATCAGATAAAGGCTGAGAGCCCTTTTCATACTGGGacag GTGTGAATTCGTCTAAAATGGTAAGCGGGGATGGGACCGAGTTAAGTAATTCAGTCAGCAAGGCATCTTCTGCATCTGTACCTCCAACCCCTCGAACTGAAGGTGAAATATTGCAGTCGTCCAACTTAAAGAGCTTTACTTTCAGCGATCTTAAAGCGGCCACAAGAAACTTCCGTCCTGACAGTGTCTTAGGGGAAGGAGGTTTTGGTTCTGTTTTCAAAGGATGGATTGACGAATCTTCACTGGCAGCATCAAGACCTGGTTCTAGCATGGTTGTAGCTGTTAAGAGGCTAAACCAAGAGGGCTGGCAGGGGCACAAGGAATGGTTG GCTGAGATCAACTATCTAGGGCAGCTTCGTCATCCTAATCTTGTGAAATTGATTGGTTACTGCTTAGAGGATGACCACAGACTTTTGGTATACGAGTTTATGCCAAAGGGTAGCATGGAGAACCATCTATTCAGGA GAGGATCTTACTTCCAGCCACTTTCCTGGAGCAtaaggatgaaaattgcaCTTGGTGCTGCAAGGGGCCTTGCCTTTCTTCATGGCGCTGAAACCCAAGTAATATACAGGGACTTCAAGACTTCTAATATCCTGCTTGATTCG AACTACAACGCCAAACTATCAGATTTTGGGTTGGCCAGGGATGGGCCAACTGGTGATAAGAGTCATGTCTCTACACGAGTCATGGGAACTTATGGATATGCTGCTCCAGAGTATCTATCCACAG GTCATTTAACTGCCAAGAGCGATGTATACAGCTTTGGTGTTGTTCTCCTGGAGATTTTAACTGGTAAGAAAGCAATAGACAAGAATCGCCCAACCGGCGAACATAATCTGATTGAGTGGGCAAAACCCTACCTGACCAACAAACGTAGAATATTTCGTGTTCTGGATGCCCGTCTTGAAGGACAGTACACAGTGGGTCGAGCTGTGAAGGCAGCCAACCTGGCTCTTCAATGCCTAAGCATGGATGCCAGGTCAAGGCCAAACATGGATGAGGTGGTAATAGCTCTGGAGCAGCTCCAGGAATCGAAGGACACTACtttgaaaaatgatcaaaaggACCACCGGCTAAATCGGCATAGCCAATCAAATGGTGGACCTAAGTCCTGTAGAAGCAGTACTGAAGAAACTCAAGCGGCATCGGCTTATCCCAGACCTTCAGCCTCTCTTTATGCATAA